The following are encoded in a window of Platichthys flesus chromosome 11, fPlaFle2.1, whole genome shotgun sequence genomic DNA:
- the bnipl gene encoding bcl-2/adenovirus E1B 19 kDa-interacting protein 2-like protein isoform X1, producing the protein MSGHTNRGPVGVSDPPNIKDMELREEWQDDGFPRPLPEDCGSVEADCPSGVAQSTSLALSGTAVGGAKKRLAAPTLSLTLSRGDSHDPSNDGFSAAALSATPDDTPSLDINLEALETPSGSETGTLPDSGELEWDDDLSQMGRGGAVGVVRSPVDQSEGLMGLDQVDSRGRRWRKFCISGQEYQVNMSVLEPYLQVLSHGGYYGDGMNAIILFTSCFLPENTVDDYEYVMDNLFRYILGTLDLMVSENYLLVYLCAMAPRNKLPSIKWLHHCYTSIDRRLKKDLKGLLVVHPSWYMKALITVVKPFISDKFSRKIRFVQSLQQLSQLIPTERLQIPDAIRLFDDKLNR; encoded by the exons ATGAGTGGCCACACGAACAG GGGCCCTGTAGGGGTCTCAGACCCCCCCAACATCAAGGATatggagctgagggaggagtgGCAGGATGACGGGTTCCCCAG GCCTCTCCCAGAGGATTGTGGGAGTGTGGAAGCAGATTGTCCATCTGGAG TAGCCCAGTCCACCAGCCTCGCCCTGTCAGGTACGGCTGTGGGAGGGGCTAAGAAGCGCTTGGCGGCCCCGACTCTCAGCCTGACTCTGAGCCGCGGAGATTCTCATGACCCCAGTAACGACGGCTTCTCGGCTGCAGCTCTGTCAGCGACGCCAGACGACACACCGTCACTGGACATCAACCTGGAGGCGCTGGAGACGCCGTCGGGCAGTGAGACCGGAACTCTGCCGGACAGCGGCGAGCTGGAGTGGGATG ATGACCTCTCCCAGATGGGCAGGGGCGGGGCGGTGGGCGTGGTCAGAAGCCCTGTGGACCAATCGGAAGGTTTGATGGGACTGGACCAGGTAGACAGCAGGGGGCGTCGATGGAGGAAGTTCTGTATCTCCGGGCAGGAATATCAGGTTAACATGAGTGTCCTGGAGCCATACCTGCAGGTCCTGTCGcatggag GTTACTATGGAGACGGGATGAACGCCATCAtcctgttcacttcctgtttcctgccgGAGAACACGGTGGACGACTATGAGTACGTCATGGACAACTTGTTCAG GTACATATTGGGGACGTTGGATCTGATGGTCTCAGAGAACTACCTGCTTGTGTACCTGTGTGCGATGGCGCCGAGAAACAAACTTCCCTCCATCAAGTGGCTTCATCACTGTTACACATCCATTGACAGAAG GCTGAAGAAGGATCTCAAGGGGCTGCTGGTGGTTCATCCTTCCTGGTACATGAAGGCTCTGATCACTGTGGTCAAACCGTTCATCAG TGACAAGTTCAGCAGGAAGATTCGTTTTGTTCAGAGTCTCCAGCAGCTGTCGCAGCTCATCCCCACCGAGCGGCTGCAGATCCCCGACGCCATCCGCCT GTTCGATGACAAACTGAACAGATGA
- the bnipl gene encoding bcl-2/adenovirus E1B 19 kDa-interacting protein 2-like protein isoform X2, whose protein sequence is MSGHTNRGPVGVSDPPNIKDMELREEWQDDGFPRPLPEDCGSVEADCPSGAQSTSLALSGTAVGGAKKRLAAPTLSLTLSRGDSHDPSNDGFSAAALSATPDDTPSLDINLEALETPSGSETGTLPDSGELEWDDDLSQMGRGGAVGVVRSPVDQSEGLMGLDQVDSRGRRWRKFCISGQEYQVNMSVLEPYLQVLSHGGYYGDGMNAIILFTSCFLPENTVDDYEYVMDNLFRYILGTLDLMVSENYLLVYLCAMAPRNKLPSIKWLHHCYTSIDRRLKKDLKGLLVVHPSWYMKALITVVKPFISDKFSRKIRFVQSLQQLSQLIPTERLQIPDAIRLFDDKLNR, encoded by the exons ATGAGTGGCCACACGAACAG GGGCCCTGTAGGGGTCTCAGACCCCCCCAACATCAAGGATatggagctgagggaggagtgGCAGGATGACGGGTTCCCCAG GCCTCTCCCAGAGGATTGTGGGAGTGTGGAAGCAGATTGTCCATCTGGAG CCCAGTCCACCAGCCTCGCCCTGTCAGGTACGGCTGTGGGAGGGGCTAAGAAGCGCTTGGCGGCCCCGACTCTCAGCCTGACTCTGAGCCGCGGAGATTCTCATGACCCCAGTAACGACGGCTTCTCGGCTGCAGCTCTGTCAGCGACGCCAGACGACACACCGTCACTGGACATCAACCTGGAGGCGCTGGAGACGCCGTCGGGCAGTGAGACCGGAACTCTGCCGGACAGCGGCGAGCTGGAGTGGGATG ATGACCTCTCCCAGATGGGCAGGGGCGGGGCGGTGGGCGTGGTCAGAAGCCCTGTGGACCAATCGGAAGGTTTGATGGGACTGGACCAGGTAGACAGCAGGGGGCGTCGATGGAGGAAGTTCTGTATCTCCGGGCAGGAATATCAGGTTAACATGAGTGTCCTGGAGCCATACCTGCAGGTCCTGTCGcatggag GTTACTATGGAGACGGGATGAACGCCATCAtcctgttcacttcctgtttcctgccgGAGAACACGGTGGACGACTATGAGTACGTCATGGACAACTTGTTCAG GTACATATTGGGGACGTTGGATCTGATGGTCTCAGAGAACTACCTGCTTGTGTACCTGTGTGCGATGGCGCCGAGAAACAAACTTCCCTCCATCAAGTGGCTTCATCACTGTTACACATCCATTGACAGAAG GCTGAAGAAGGATCTCAAGGGGCTGCTGGTGGTTCATCCTTCCTGGTACATGAAGGCTCTGATCACTGTGGTCAAACCGTTCATCAG TGACAAGTTCAGCAGGAAGATTCGTTTTGTTCAGAGTCTCCAGCAGCTGTCGCAGCTCATCCCCACCGAGCGGCTGCAGATCCCCGACGCCATCCGCCT GTTCGATGACAAACTGAACAGATGA
- the bnipl gene encoding bcl-2/adenovirus E1B 19 kDa-interacting protein 2-like protein isoform X3, producing the protein MELREEWQDDGFPRPLPEDCGSVEADCPSGVAQSTSLALSGTAVGGAKKRLAAPTLSLTLSRGDSHDPSNDGFSAAALSATPDDTPSLDINLEALETPSGSETGTLPDSGELEWDDDLSQMGRGGAVGVVRSPVDQSEGLMGLDQVDSRGRRWRKFCISGQEYQVNMSVLEPYLQVLSHGGYYGDGMNAIILFTSCFLPENTVDDYEYVMDNLFRYILGTLDLMVSENYLLVYLCAMAPRNKLPSIKWLHHCYTSIDRRLKKDLKGLLVVHPSWYMKALITVVKPFISDKFSRKIRFVQSLQQLSQLIPTERLQIPDAIRLFDDKLNR; encoded by the exons atggagctgagggaggagtgGCAGGATGACGGGTTCCCCAG GCCTCTCCCAGAGGATTGTGGGAGTGTGGAAGCAGATTGTCCATCTGGAG TAGCCCAGTCCACCAGCCTCGCCCTGTCAGGTACGGCTGTGGGAGGGGCTAAGAAGCGCTTGGCGGCCCCGACTCTCAGCCTGACTCTGAGCCGCGGAGATTCTCATGACCCCAGTAACGACGGCTTCTCGGCTGCAGCTCTGTCAGCGACGCCAGACGACACACCGTCACTGGACATCAACCTGGAGGCGCTGGAGACGCCGTCGGGCAGTGAGACCGGAACTCTGCCGGACAGCGGCGAGCTGGAGTGGGATG ATGACCTCTCCCAGATGGGCAGGGGCGGGGCGGTGGGCGTGGTCAGAAGCCCTGTGGACCAATCGGAAGGTTTGATGGGACTGGACCAGGTAGACAGCAGGGGGCGTCGATGGAGGAAGTTCTGTATCTCCGGGCAGGAATATCAGGTTAACATGAGTGTCCTGGAGCCATACCTGCAGGTCCTGTCGcatggag GTTACTATGGAGACGGGATGAACGCCATCAtcctgttcacttcctgtttcctgccgGAGAACACGGTGGACGACTATGAGTACGTCATGGACAACTTGTTCAG GTACATATTGGGGACGTTGGATCTGATGGTCTCAGAGAACTACCTGCTTGTGTACCTGTGTGCGATGGCGCCGAGAAACAAACTTCCCTCCATCAAGTGGCTTCATCACTGTTACACATCCATTGACAGAAG GCTGAAGAAGGATCTCAAGGGGCTGCTGGTGGTTCATCCTTCCTGGTACATGAAGGCTCTGATCACTGTGGTCAAACCGTTCATCAG TGACAAGTTCAGCAGGAAGATTCGTTTTGTTCAGAGTCTCCAGCAGCTGTCGCAGCTCATCCCCACCGAGCGGCTGCAGATCCCCGACGCCATCCGCCT GTTCGATGACAAACTGAACAGATGA